A window of Brachybacterium fresconis contains these coding sequences:
- a CDS encoding NAD(P)/FAD-dependent oxidoreductase, whose translation MNTTFGGKPHVLILGGGSVGLTTASDLRKTLGSEVAITIVDPRPYMTYAPFLPEVGAGSIDPRNVLAPLRKMLTGTKVVTGAVSQIRSAENTVVVSTEEDVQLEISYDYLVVGLGSVPRLLPIPGLAENAIGFKQVEEAVAVRDRILSSLAEAASTKDPKIRKRLLTFTYVGGGFAGGEAVAEAEDMVRDALRYYPDLHASDIRFVLIDAAPFVFPELTEDQRAYVLNQLRERGVEVKLETFLNSVEDGVIKTSDGDEFESGMLVWNAGVKPNPVLGDDETSDLPVISERGPMMGKLDALADLRVNGTDGPLENVFTGGDCAAVPDLASGEGKFCPPNAQHAVRQGKRIADNIARSVQGRPLVDYYHKNLGVMATLGMYKGVGRLNLADKEIDIRGLPAWVMARSYHVYAMPTFGRKAAVIAGWATNLISRRDIIGIPENSTPRAAFEYAANTGKKK comes from the coding sequence ATGAACACCACTTTCGGCGGTAAGCCCCATGTCCTGATCCTCGGCGGCGGTTCCGTCGGCCTGACGACTGCGTCCGATCTGCGCAAGACCCTCGGCTCCGAGGTCGCCATCACGATCGTCGACCCGCGGCCGTACATGACGTACGCACCCTTCCTCCCCGAGGTCGGCGCGGGCAGCATCGATCCCCGCAACGTGCTCGCCCCGCTGCGCAAGATGCTCACGGGCACCAAGGTCGTCACCGGCGCGGTCTCCCAGATCCGCAGCGCGGAGAACACCGTCGTGGTCAGCACCGAGGAGGACGTCCAGCTCGAGATCTCCTACGACTACCTCGTCGTCGGCCTCGGCTCCGTCCCGCGGCTGCTGCCGATCCCGGGCCTGGCGGAGAACGCCATCGGCTTCAAGCAGGTCGAGGAGGCCGTGGCCGTCCGCGACCGCATCCTCTCCAGCCTCGCCGAGGCCGCGTCCACCAAGGACCCGAAGATCCGCAAGCGTCTGCTCACGTTCACCTACGTCGGCGGCGGCTTCGCCGGCGGTGAGGCGGTCGCCGAGGCCGAGGACATGGTCCGCGACGCCCTGCGCTACTACCCGGACCTGCACGCCTCGGACATCCGCTTCGTGCTGATCGACGCCGCCCCGTTCGTATTCCCGGAGCTCACCGAGGACCAGCGGGCCTACGTCCTGAACCAGCTGCGCGAGCGCGGTGTCGAGGTCAAGCTCGAGACCTTCCTGAACTCCGTCGAGGACGGCGTCATCAAGACCAGCGACGGCGACGAGTTCGAGTCGGGGATGCTGGTGTGGAACGCGGGCGTCAAGCCGAACCCGGTGCTCGGCGACGACGAGACCTCCGACCTGCCGGTCATCTCCGAGCGCGGCCCCATGATGGGCAAGCTCGACGCGCTGGCCGACCTCCGCGTCAACGGCACCGACGGGCCGCTGGAGAACGTGTTCACCGGCGGCGACTGCGCCGCGGTGCCGGACCTCGCCTCGGGCGAGGGCAAGTTCTGCCCGCCCAACGCCCAGCACGCCGTGCGACAGGGCAAGCGCATCGCGGACAACATCGCCCGGTCCGTGCAGGGTCGTCCGCTGGTGGACTACTACCACAAGAACCTCGGCGTCATGGCGACCCTGGGCATGTACAAGGGCGTGGGTCGCCTGAACCTGGCCGACAAGGAGATCGACATCCGCGGCCTGCCGGCCTGGGTCATGGCTCGTTCGTACCACGTGTACGCGATGCCGAC